One genomic region from Quercus robur chromosome 4, dhQueRobu3.1, whole genome shotgun sequence encodes:
- the LOC126724148 gene encoding putative disease resistance protein RGA1 isoform X1, translating to MAEGVLFDIAKEIIGKAGDLALKEVALIWGVKDEINKLKETVSKISAVILDAEAKQHGSEVIKEWLKRLKDAMCDADDLLDEISTEALRREVMTRDKKAREVRIFFSKYNQLAYGVRMGHKVKEMRERLVALDAEPAERQFHLEIQVRNESRRQTHSLVSAEDVIGREEDKKDIIGSLLDPNVKENVSVLAIVGIGGLGKTTLAQLVFNDEKVKNHFELKLWVCVSENFDVKIIVQKILECVKNEKPKDLEKNMLVNNLQKEINGKRYMLVLDDVWNEDHEKWSELKQILMGGAQGSRILVTTRSVKVAKISRTSQPHVLQGLEEQHAWSLFKKMAFEEGEEPKEASFVNIGKDILKICVGVPLAIRTIGGLLYFKKSEREWLSFKDNELSKIPQNEDDILPTLKLSYNHLPSHLKQCFAYCSLFPKDYEIEKESLIYMWMAQGFIKLYNEKQCPEDVGHEYFMDLLWRSFFQDVEEDELGNISKFKMHDLMHDMAIQVIGSESTTIYSKEKVIDEKIRHASFGDMLYSSLEIPISLFKASKIRTFLLPCQQSYVASNLDSSTYSAIVASFKFIRLLDLHKTGIKTIPSSIKNLKHLRYLDLSGNRDIEMLPNSIVKLYNLQTLKLSLCSKLKELPRDINKLVNLRFLDLSGNRDIEMLPNSIVKLYNLQTLKLSLCSKLKELPRDINKLVNLRFLDLYGNRDIEMLPNSIVKLYNLQTLKLSLCSKLKELPRDINKLVNLRFLEIDECSGLTHMPNGLGQLTNLQTLTRFVTSKGRIDSVPRSNGGLKELNRLNELRGNLSIENLKHGKDAALEYKDANLKEKQRLDSLYLNWVEEDIDEAGAGDDDMSLEALQPHINLKALSLERYGGVRFPHWFLSLRNLVQFKLYSCKKCQYLPPLDQLPSLKIIHLYRLDCLEHISDSERDNSDSLFYPSLETLHIWYCPNLKGWWRGRRDSLPSFPRLSDLDIRDCPQLTSFPLFPYLESLNLVNCSLKQSLERMMINNKTSSGNLPSIASSSSSSTIVAPLSKLSFMSIGNTEEALPEECLRNLISLRTLYLDKCPLPQGIRYLTALQHLHVWNSEAVDLSNDWDEMEWQGLTTLLSLEFRRLPKLVSLPTGLQYVSSLQNLEIKFCPSLIAIPEWICKLISLQSLLIWDCPNLESLPEGIGALTSLQTLEIGGCPILLKRCKKQIGEDWHKISRIPNLEGDLSTQEEEPDEEEPNEEISDEEEPNEEAKKPSLKNWDLIKAFGCCNCSKTQQLTNCWLSR from the exons ATGGCGGAAGGAGTTCTGTTCGACATTGCTAAGGAAATCATTGGGAAGGCGGGCGACCTGGCACTCAAAGAGGTTGCGCTCATCTGGGGTGTCAAAGACGAGATCAACAAACTCAAGGAGACAGTTTCCAAAATCAGTGCTGTGATTTTGGATGCAGAGGCGAAGCAGCACGGCAGTGAAGTGATCAAAGAGTGGCTGAAAAGGCTTAAGGATGCCATGTGTGATGCGGATGACTTGCTGGATGAAATCTCCACTGAGGCCCTGCGACGGGAAGTGATGACCCGTGACAAGAAGGCCAGAGAGGTACGCATCTTCTTTTCCAAATATAACCAGCTTGCATATGGTGTTAGAATGGGTCATAAGGTTAAGGAGATGAGGGAGAGGCTAGTTGCTTTAGATGCAGAGCCTGCGGAAAGGCAGTTTCACTTGGAGATACAAGTCAGGAATGAGTCAAGAAGGCAGACTCATTCCCTTGTAAGTGCTGAAGATGTTATTGGGAGGGAGGAGGATAAGAAGGACATTATTGGATCTCTGTTGGATCCCAATGTTAAGGAGAATGTTTCTGTCCTTGCGATAGTTGGTATCGGAGGACTAGGAAAGACCACACTTGCTCAACTTGTCTTCAATGATGAAAAAGTCAAGAACCATTTTGAGCTAAAATTGTGGGTGTGTGTATCTGAGAATTTTGACGTGAAAATAATTGTTCAGAAAATCTTGGAGTGTgtaaaaaatgagaaaccaaAAGACCTTGAAAAGAACATGTTAGTCAATAAtcttcaaaaagaaattaatggaaAGAGATATATGCTTGTGTTGGACGATGTGTGGAATGAGGATCATGAAAAATGGAGTGAattgaaacaaattttaatGGGTGGTGCACAAGGCAGTAGAATCTTAGTGACTACACGGAGTGTAAAAGTGGCAAAGATTTCACGAACTAGTCAACCACACGTGTTACAGGGTTTAGAGGAACAACATGCTTGGTCTTTATTTAAGAAGATGGCGTTTGAAGAGGGGGAAGAACCGAAGGAAGCAAGTTTTGTAAATATTGGGAaggatattttaaaaatctgtGTAGGGGTGCCGCTTGCAATTAGAACAATAGGAGGTTTATTGTactttaaaaaatctgaaagagAGTGGTTATCATTCAAAGACAATGAACTTTCGAAAATACCTCAGAATGAAGATGACATTTTACCAACACTAAAGTTGAGTTACAATCATCTCCCCTCACACTTGAAGCAATGCTTTGCTTATTGTAGTCTATTTCCAAAGGATTATGAGATTGAAAAGGAAAGTTTGATTTATATGTGGATGGCACAAGGATTCATCAAATTGTATAACGAAAAGCAATGTCCAGAAGATGTTGGGCATGAGTATTTTATGGATTTGCTTTGGAGATCATTCTTTCAagatgttgaagaagatgaacttggcaatatatcaaaattcaaaatgcaTGATCTCATGCATGATATGGCAATACAAGTAATAGGATCAGAGAGCACCACCatttattcaaaagagaaaGTCATTGATGAGAAAATTCGTCATGCGTCATTTGGGGATATGTTGTACTCATCATTGGAGATCCCAATCTCATTATTCAAAGCAAGTAAGATAAGAACATTTCTTTTGCCATGTCAACAAAGCTATGTTGCTTCAAATTTGGATAGTTCAACTTATAGTGCAATTGTGGCTAGTTTTAAGTTCATACGCTTATTGGATTTGCATAAGACGGGGATTAAAACTATTCCAAgttctataaaaaatttgaagcatCTAAGATATCTTGATCTTTCTGGGAATAGAGACATTGAGATGCTTCCTAACTCTATTGTCAAGTTGTACAATTTACAAACACTTAAACTCTCTTTGTGTTCTAAACTTAAAGAATTGCCAAGAGATATTAACAAATTAGTCAACCTCAGATTTCTTGATCTTTCTGGGAATAGAGACATTGAGATGCTTCCTAACTCTATTGTCAAGTTGTACAATTTACAAACACTTAAACTCTCTTTGTGTTCTAAACTTAAAGAATTGCCAAGAGATATTAACAAATTAGTCAACCTCAGATTTCTTGATCTTTATGGGAATAGAGACATTGAGATGCTTCCTAACTCTATTGTCAAGTTGTACAATTTACAAACACTTAAACTCTCTTTGTGTTCTAAACTTAAAGAATTGCCAAGAGATATTAACAAATTAGTCAACCTCAGATTTCTTGAGATTGATGAGTGTTCGGGTTTGACTCATATGCCAAATGGACTGGGCCAATTGACTAATCTACAAACATTGACAAGATTTGTGACGAGTAAGGGTAGGATTGATTCAGTGCCTAGGAGTAACGGTGGATTGAAGGAACTTAACAGGCTAAATGAGCTAAGAGGAAATCTGTCTATTGAAAATCTCAAACACGGAAAAGATGCCGCATTAGAGTATAAGGATGcaaatttgaaagagaaacaACGTCTTGATAGCTTGTACTTAAATTGGGTAGAAGAAGACATTGATGAGGCGGGTGCTGGTGATGATGACATGTCACTGGAAGCCTTGCAACCACATATAAATCTCAAAGCATTGAGTTTAGAGCGGTACGGGGGAGTGAGATTTCCACATTGGTTTCTGTCCCTCAGAAATCTTGtccaatttaaattatattcatgtAAAAAATGCCAATATCTTCCACCGTTGGACCAATTGCCTTCTCTCAAAATTATCCATTTGTACAGATTGGATTGTTTAGAGCACATATCAGATTCAGAGAGAGATAACAGTGATTCTTTATTCTACCCATCTTTGGAGACACTCCATATTTGGTATTGCCCTAATTTAAAGGGATGGTGGCGGGGAAGGAGGGATTCTCTTCCTTCATTTCCTCGTCTTTCTGATTTAGATATCAGGGATTGCCCTCAGCTGACTTCCTTTCCTTTGTTTCCATATCTCGAAAGTTTGAACCTAGTTAATTGTAGCTTGAAGCAGTCATTAGAGAGGATGATGATAAACAACAAGACTTCTTCAGGGAATCTACCATcaattgcttcttcttcttcttcttctacaatTGTTGCCCCTCTATCCAAATTAAGTTTCATGAGTATAGGGAACACGGAAGAAGCTTTGCCAGAGGAGTGCCTACGAAATCTCATTTCTCTCCGTACTCTGTATCTAGACAAATGTCCTCTTCCTCAAGGCATTCGATATCTTACGGCACTTCAACATCTGCATGTTTGGAACTCTGAGGCGGTTGATTTATCCAATGATTGGGATGAGATGGAATGGCAAGGACTTACGACCCTTCTCTCTTTGGAATTCCGTCGACTTCCGAAGTTGGTCTCTCTCCCAACGGGGCTTCAATATGTCAGCTCTCTACAAAATCTCGAAATTAAGTTCTGTCCTAGTTTGATAGCTATACCGGAGTGGATCTGCAAACTTATATCTCTTCAATCACTTCTAATTTGGGACTGCCCTAATTTGGAATCATTGCCAGAAGGAATCGGTGCCCTTAC CTCTTTGCAAACACTAGAAATTGGAGGATGTCCCATCTTACTGAAAAGATGCAAGAAGCAAATCGGGGAAGATTGGCATAAAATTTCTCGCATTCCCAATTTGGAAGGAGATCTGTCTACGCAAGAAGAAGAGCCAG ATGAAGAAGAaccaaatgaagaaatttcAGATGAAGAAGAACCAAATGAAGAAGCAAAGAAACCTTCTCTTAAGAATTGGGACTTAATTAAAGCTTTTGGGTGCTGCAATTGTTCAAAAACTCAACAACTCACTAACTG TTGGCTTTCAAGGTGA
- the LOC126724148 gene encoding putative disease resistance protein RGA1 isoform X7, which translates to MAEGVLFDIAKEIIGKAGDLALKEVALIWGVKDEINKLKETVSKISAVILDAEAKQHGSEVIKEWLKRLKDAMCDADDLLDEISTEALRREVMTRDKKAREVRIFFSKYNQLAYGVRMGHKVKEMRERLVALDAEPAERQFHLEIQVRNESRRQTHSLVSAEDVIGREEDKKDIIGSLLDPNVKENVSVLAIVGIGGLGKTTLAQLVFNDEKVKNHFELKLWVCVSENFDVKIIVQKILECVKNEKPKDLEKNMLVNNLQKEINGKRYMLVLDDVWNEDHEKWSELKQILMGGAQGSRILVTTRSVKVAKISRTSQPHVLQGLEEQHAWSLFKKMAFEEGEEPKEASFVNIGKDILKICVGVPLAIRTIGGLLYFKKSEREWLSFKDNELSKIPQNEDDILPTLKLSYNHLPSHLKQCFAYCSLFPKDYEIEKESLIYMWMAQGFIKLYNEKQCPEDVGHEYFMDLLWRSFFQDVEEDELGNISKFKMHDLMHDMAIQVIGSESTTIYSKEKVIDEKIRHASFGDMLYSSLEIPISLFKASKIRTFLLPCQQSYVASNLDSSTYSAIVASFKFIRLLDLHKTGIKTIPSSIKNLKHLRYLDLSGNRDIEMLPNSIVKLYNLQTLKLSLCSKLKELPRDINKLVNLRFLDLSGNRDIEMLPNSIVKLYNLQTLKLSLCSKLKELPRDINKLVNLRFLDLYGNRDIEMLPNSIVKLYNLQTLKLSLCSKLKELPRDINKLVNLRFLEIDECSGLTHMPNGLGQLTNLQTLTRFVTSKGRIDSVPRSNGGLKELNRLNELRGNLSIENLKHGKDAALEYKDANLKEKQRLDSLYLNWVEEDIDEAGAGDDDMSLEALQPHINLKALSLERYGGVRFPHWFLSLRNLVQFKLYSCKKCQYLPPLDQLPSLKIIHLYRLDCLEHISDSERDNSDSLFYPSLETLHIWYCPNLKGWWRGRRDSLPSFPRLSDLDIRDCPQLTSFPLFPYLESLNLVNCSLKQSLERMMINNKTSSGNLPSIASSSSSSTIVAPLSKLSFMSIGNTEEALPEECLRNLISLRTLYLDKCPLPQGIRYLTALQHLHVWNSEAVDLSNDWDEMEWQGLTTLLSLEFRRLPKLVSLPTGLQYVSSLQNLEIKFCPSLIAIPEWICKLISLQSLLIWDCPNLESLPEGIGALTSLQTLGIGECPILLKRCKKQIGEDWHKISHIPNLHGGLSRQEREPEEPNEEAKKPACQNWDLIKAFGCCNCSTTQLTHSLSQYC; encoded by the exons ATGGCGGAAGGAGTTCTGTTCGACATTGCTAAGGAAATCATTGGGAAGGCGGGCGACCTGGCACTCAAAGAGGTTGCGCTCATCTGGGGTGTCAAAGACGAGATCAACAAACTCAAGGAGACAGTTTCCAAAATCAGTGCTGTGATTTTGGATGCAGAGGCGAAGCAGCACGGCAGTGAAGTGATCAAAGAGTGGCTGAAAAGGCTTAAGGATGCCATGTGTGATGCGGATGACTTGCTGGATGAAATCTCCACTGAGGCCCTGCGACGGGAAGTGATGACCCGTGACAAGAAGGCCAGAGAGGTACGCATCTTCTTTTCCAAATATAACCAGCTTGCATATGGTGTTAGAATGGGTCATAAGGTTAAGGAGATGAGGGAGAGGCTAGTTGCTTTAGATGCAGAGCCTGCGGAAAGGCAGTTTCACTTGGAGATACAAGTCAGGAATGAGTCAAGAAGGCAGACTCATTCCCTTGTAAGTGCTGAAGATGTTATTGGGAGGGAGGAGGATAAGAAGGACATTATTGGATCTCTGTTGGATCCCAATGTTAAGGAGAATGTTTCTGTCCTTGCGATAGTTGGTATCGGAGGACTAGGAAAGACCACACTTGCTCAACTTGTCTTCAATGATGAAAAAGTCAAGAACCATTTTGAGCTAAAATTGTGGGTGTGTGTATCTGAGAATTTTGACGTGAAAATAATTGTTCAGAAAATCTTGGAGTGTgtaaaaaatgagaaaccaaAAGACCTTGAAAAGAACATGTTAGTCAATAAtcttcaaaaagaaattaatggaaAGAGATATATGCTTGTGTTGGACGATGTGTGGAATGAGGATCATGAAAAATGGAGTGAattgaaacaaattttaatGGGTGGTGCACAAGGCAGTAGAATCTTAGTGACTACACGGAGTGTAAAAGTGGCAAAGATTTCACGAACTAGTCAACCACACGTGTTACAGGGTTTAGAGGAACAACATGCTTGGTCTTTATTTAAGAAGATGGCGTTTGAAGAGGGGGAAGAACCGAAGGAAGCAAGTTTTGTAAATATTGGGAaggatattttaaaaatctgtGTAGGGGTGCCGCTTGCAATTAGAACAATAGGAGGTTTATTGTactttaaaaaatctgaaagagAGTGGTTATCATTCAAAGACAATGAACTTTCGAAAATACCTCAGAATGAAGATGACATTTTACCAACACTAAAGTTGAGTTACAATCATCTCCCCTCACACTTGAAGCAATGCTTTGCTTATTGTAGTCTATTTCCAAAGGATTATGAGATTGAAAAGGAAAGTTTGATTTATATGTGGATGGCACAAGGATTCATCAAATTGTATAACGAAAAGCAATGTCCAGAAGATGTTGGGCATGAGTATTTTATGGATTTGCTTTGGAGATCATTCTTTCAagatgttgaagaagatgaacttggcaatatatcaaaattcaaaatgcaTGATCTCATGCATGATATGGCAATACAAGTAATAGGATCAGAGAGCACCACCatttattcaaaagagaaaGTCATTGATGAGAAAATTCGTCATGCGTCATTTGGGGATATGTTGTACTCATCATTGGAGATCCCAATCTCATTATTCAAAGCAAGTAAGATAAGAACATTTCTTTTGCCATGTCAACAAAGCTATGTTGCTTCAAATTTGGATAGTTCAACTTATAGTGCAATTGTGGCTAGTTTTAAGTTCATACGCTTATTGGATTTGCATAAGACGGGGATTAAAACTATTCCAAgttctataaaaaatttgaagcatCTAAGATATCTTGATCTTTCTGGGAATAGAGACATTGAGATGCTTCCTAACTCTATTGTCAAGTTGTACAATTTACAAACACTTAAACTCTCTTTGTGTTCTAAACTTAAAGAATTGCCAAGAGATATTAACAAATTAGTCAACCTCAGATTTCTTGATCTTTCTGGGAATAGAGACATTGAGATGCTTCCTAACTCTATTGTCAAGTTGTACAATTTACAAACACTTAAACTCTCTTTGTGTTCTAAACTTAAAGAATTGCCAAGAGATATTAACAAATTAGTCAACCTCAGATTTCTTGATCTTTATGGGAATAGAGACATTGAGATGCTTCCTAACTCTATTGTCAAGTTGTACAATTTACAAACACTTAAACTCTCTTTGTGTTCTAAACTTAAAGAATTGCCAAGAGATATTAACAAATTAGTCAACCTCAGATTTCTTGAGATTGATGAGTGTTCGGGTTTGACTCATATGCCAAATGGACTGGGCCAATTGACTAATCTACAAACATTGACAAGATTTGTGACGAGTAAGGGTAGGATTGATTCAGTGCCTAGGAGTAACGGTGGATTGAAGGAACTTAACAGGCTAAATGAGCTAAGAGGAAATCTGTCTATTGAAAATCTCAAACACGGAAAAGATGCCGCATTAGAGTATAAGGATGcaaatttgaaagagaaacaACGTCTTGATAGCTTGTACTTAAATTGGGTAGAAGAAGACATTGATGAGGCGGGTGCTGGTGATGATGACATGTCACTGGAAGCCTTGCAACCACATATAAATCTCAAAGCATTGAGTTTAGAGCGGTACGGGGGAGTGAGATTTCCACATTGGTTTCTGTCCCTCAGAAATCTTGtccaatttaaattatattcatgtAAAAAATGCCAATATCTTCCACCGTTGGACCAATTGCCTTCTCTCAAAATTATCCATTTGTACAGATTGGATTGTTTAGAGCACATATCAGATTCAGAGAGAGATAACAGTGATTCTTTATTCTACCCATCTTTGGAGACACTCCATATTTGGTATTGCCCTAATTTAAAGGGATGGTGGCGGGGAAGGAGGGATTCTCTTCCTTCATTTCCTCGTCTTTCTGATTTAGATATCAGGGATTGCCCTCAGCTGACTTCCTTTCCTTTGTTTCCATATCTCGAAAGTTTGAACCTAGTTAATTGTAGCTTGAAGCAGTCATTAGAGAGGATGATGATAAACAACAAGACTTCTTCAGGGAATCTACCATcaattgcttcttcttcttcttcttctacaatTGTTGCCCCTCTATCCAAATTAAGTTTCATGAGTATAGGGAACACGGAAGAAGCTTTGCCAGAGGAGTGCCTACGAAATCTCATTTCTCTCCGTACTCTGTATCTAGACAAATGTCCTCTTCCTCAAGGCATTCGATATCTTACGGCACTTCAACATCTGCATGTTTGGAACTCTGAGGCGGTTGATTTATCCAATGATTGGGATGAGATGGAATGGCAAGGACTTACGACCCTTCTCTCTTTGGAATTCCGTCGACTTCCGAAGTTGGTCTCTCTCCCAACGGGGCTTCAATATGTCAGCTCTCTACAAAATCTCGAAATTAAGTTCTGTCCTAGTTTGATAGCTATACCGGAGTGGATCTGCAAACTTATATCTCTTCAATCACTTCTAATTTGGGACTGCCCTAATTTGGAATCATTGCCAGAAGGAATCGGTGCCCTTACCTCTTTGCAAACACTAGGTATTGGAGAATGTCCCATCTTACTGAAAAGATGCAAGAAGCAAATCGGGGAAGATTGGCATAAAATTTCTCACATTCCCAATTTGCATGGAGGTCTGTCTCGGCAAGAAAGAGAGCCAG AAGAACCAAACGAAGAAGCAAAGAAACCTGCTTGTCAGAATTGGGACTTAATTAAAGCTTTTGGGTGCTGCAATTGTTCAACAACACAACTCACTCACTCACTG AGTCAATATTGCTAG